The following coding sequences are from one Prochlorococcus sp. MIT 1314 window:
- the ilvD gene encoding dihydroxy-acid dehydratase — MNKLRSSAITQGVQRSPNRSMLRAVGFNDEDFNKPIIGVANGYSTITPCNIGLNKLALKAEESIKRSGGMPQMFGTITVSDGISMGTEGMKYSLVSREVIADSIETACNAQSMDGVLAIGGCDKNMPGAMIAIARMNIPSIFIYGGTIKPGKLHGEDLTVVSAFEAVGQLTSGKINEERLIQVEKNCIPGAGSCGGMFTANTMSAVIEVLGLSLPHSSTMAAEDLEKELSADKSAEILVSAIEKDIRPLDLMTKKAFENAISVIMAIGGSTNAVLHILAIANTAGIDININDFERIRQKVPVICDLKPSGKYVTVDLHKSGGIPQVMKILLNAGLIHGDCKNIEGKTISEYLQNIPDKPPTNQNVIRDIDNPLYKKGHLAILKGNLASEGSVAKISGVKNPVLTGPAKIFESEEDCLKSILNNDIKAGDVVVIRNEGPVGGPGMREMLAPTSAIVGQGLGEKVALITDGRFSGGTYGLVVGHIAPEAAVGGNIALIKQGDLITVDAVKQLIEVNLSDEELEKRKKNWVKPTPKYKRGILSKYSKIVSTSSLGAVTDL, encoded by the coding sequence ATGAATAAACTCAGATCATCTGCAATAACCCAAGGTGTGCAAAGATCCCCTAACAGATCGATGTTAAGAGCTGTTGGATTTAATGATGAAGATTTTAATAAACCTATTATTGGAGTTGCAAATGGATACAGCACCATAACGCCATGCAATATAGGTTTAAATAAGTTAGCTCTCAAAGCTGAAGAGTCAATAAAAAGATCAGGGGGGATGCCTCAGATGTTTGGAACGATAACAGTAAGTGATGGCATTTCTATGGGAACAGAGGGCATGAAATATTCCCTAGTTTCAAGAGAAGTTATTGCTGATTCAATTGAAACAGCATGCAATGCTCAGAGTATGGATGGAGTGCTTGCTATAGGTGGATGTGACAAAAATATGCCGGGTGCCATGATAGCGATTGCAAGAATGAATATTCCCTCAATTTTTATTTATGGAGGGACAATAAAACCTGGAAAGTTGCATGGAGAAGATCTTACTGTTGTTAGTGCATTTGAAGCTGTTGGACAATTAACATCAGGCAAAATTAATGAAGAAAGGCTAATCCAAGTTGAGAAAAATTGTATTCCTGGTGCTGGTAGCTGTGGAGGAATGTTTACAGCTAATACAATGTCTGCAGTTATTGAAGTATTAGGGTTAAGTCTTCCTCACAGTTCCACTATGGCTGCTGAAGATCTTGAAAAAGAACTAAGTGCAGATAAAAGTGCTGAGATATTAGTCTCTGCAATAGAAAAAGATATAAGACCTCTAGACCTAATGACTAAGAAAGCATTTGAAAATGCAATATCAGTAATTATGGCAATTGGAGGATCAACAAATGCGGTATTGCACATCTTAGCTATTGCAAATACTGCAGGAATAGATATCAACATTAATGATTTTGAGAGAATCAGACAAAAAGTACCCGTTATTTGTGACCTTAAACCGAGTGGTAAATATGTGACGGTGGATCTTCATAAATCAGGTGGGATTCCACAAGTAATGAAAATACTTTTGAATGCAGGATTAATTCATGGCGATTGCAAAAATATTGAAGGTAAAACCATCTCAGAATACTTACAGAATATTCCAGATAAGCCTCCAACAAATCAAAATGTCATAAGAGACATAGATAACCCTCTTTATAAAAAAGGACACCTAGCGATATTAAAAGGTAACTTAGCGAGCGAAGGTTCTGTAGCCAAAATTAGCGGAGTAAAAAACCCAGTATTAACAGGTCCAGCAAAGATTTTTGAAAGTGAAGAGGATTGTTTAAAATCGATATTGAACAATGATATCAAAGCTGGTGATGTTGTTGTTATTAGAAACGAAGGGCCTGTAGGAGGACCAGGTATGAGAGAGATGTTAGCTCCAACATCTGCAATTGTTGGTCAAGGCCTCGGAGAGAAGGTAGCTTTAATTACCGATGGTAGATTTAGCGGGGGTACTTATGGTCTGGTTGTGGGGCATATAGCCCCAGAGGCCGCTGTTGGCGGAAATATTGCTCTAATAAAACAAGGTGATTTAATTACAGTAGATGCTGTAAAGCAACTAATTGAAGTTAATTTATCTGACGAAGAATTAGAAAAAAGAAAAAAAAATTGGGTAAAACCTACACCAAAATACAAAAGAGGGATTCTTTCAAAATATTCAAAAATCGTAAGCACATCAAGTTTAGGAGCTGTTACTGATTTATAG
- the ccsB gene encoding c-type cytochrome biogenesis protein CcsB, which translates to MILDNLFKNLIYDPVSVLGLLVFYILLVNLPISLGAVFKKKSSFTVRLLTILVNLFITLQLLCRWSISGHFPISNLYESLYFLTWGITMGQLLIESEYQSPIIPSIAIPIELLSVAFACFVLPDDLKLSSNLVPALRSSWLVMHVSVVMLSYAALIVGSLLSASVLFINKNKPLQIRSSSSGTGGFKISNNYNLNGLVDTIEFSHSEELDTLSYRSILIGFVLLTLGLISGAVWANEAWGTWWSWDPKETWAFISWLFYAAYLHMRISKGWQGRRPALLATTGFVVVLVCYLGVNFLGIGLHSYGWIFG; encoded by the coding sequence ATGATATTAGATAATCTGTTTAAAAATTTAATATATGATCCCGTTTCAGTGTTAGGTCTTTTAGTATTTTATATTTTATTAGTTAATTTACCAATATCTCTAGGTGCAGTTTTTAAAAAAAAGTCTTCTTTTACCGTAAGACTTCTTACAATTCTAGTTAATTTATTTATAACACTACAACTACTTTGTAGGTGGTCAATTTCTGGACACTTTCCTATTAGTAATTTGTATGAATCTCTTTATTTCCTTACTTGGGGGATCACAATGGGGCAACTATTGATTGAAAGCGAATACCAATCTCCAATAATCCCTTCAATTGCTATACCTATTGAGTTACTGAGTGTTGCTTTTGCTTGTTTTGTTTTACCTGATGATTTGAAATTGTCATCCAACTTGGTACCAGCTTTACGATCTAGTTGGCTAGTAATGCATGTTAGTGTCGTAATGCTTAGTTATGCGGCATTAATTGTAGGTTCTTTACTATCAGCTTCTGTTTTGTTCATTAATAAAAATAAACCTCTTCAAATTAGAAGTAGCTCTTCAGGAACAGGAGGGTTCAAAATTTCTAATAACTATAATTTAAATGGTTTAGTTGATACTATTGAATTTTCCCATTCAGAGGAATTAGATACATTAAGTTATCGTTCTATATTAATAGGTTTTGTTCTTTTGACTCTCGGTTTAATTTCAGGTGCTGTTTGGGCTAATGAAGCTTGGGGCACATGGTGGAGTTGGGATCCAAAAGAAACATGGGCATTTATCTCATGGTTGTTTTATGCTGCTTATTTGCACATGAGAATAAGTAAAGGTTGGCAAGGAAGGAGACCAGCATTATTAGCAACTACAGGCTTTGTAGTTGTTTTAGTATGTTATTTAGGAGTAAATTTCTTAGGTATAGGTTTACATAGTTATGGTTGGATATTCGGGTGA
- a CDS encoding CIA30 family protein: protein MSKKKFLFQKKEFDGWKTLNDTVMGGSSSAFCEITNSGLLLKGNIVEKAGGFVSCRSSIYKPCLNVSEYSSFELSIDGQGRTFKFAVACEDALLGITEFIPGGLRWIKSFPTKKFGTTNVQIPFSELKPSVRANKVRFPFKFKPSKIKRLQLLHSKFGDDGLLNNDFKQGSIKVLIKSISVI, encoded by the coding sequence ATGAGTAAGAAAAAATTTTTGTTTCAGAAAAAGGAGTTCGATGGTTGGAAAACATTAAATGATACTGTTATGGGCGGGTCAAGTTCAGCTTTTTGTGAAATTACAAATTCTGGGTTGTTATTAAAGGGTAATATTGTCGAGAAAGCAGGAGGATTTGTTAGTTGTAGATCGTCTATTTATAAACCTTGTTTAAATGTGTCTGAGTATTCATCCTTTGAGTTAAGTATTGATGGACAAGGAAGAACCTTTAAATTTGCTGTCGCTTGTGAAGATGCCTTACTAGGAATAACGGAATTTATTCCAGGTGGTCTAAGGTGGATTAAATCATTCCCAACAAAAAAATTCGGAACCACAAATGTTCAAATTCCTTTCAGTGAGCTAAAACCTTCAGTAAGAGCAAATAAAGTACGTTTTCCATTTAAATTCAAGCCTTCTAAAATTAAAAGATTGCAACTTCTACACTCTAAGTTCGGTGATGATGGATTACTTAATAATGATTTTAAACAGGGATCAATAAAAGTTTTAATTAAATCAATAAGTGTTATTTAA
- a CDS encoding glucose-1-phosphate adenylyltransferase, which yields MKRVLAIILGGGKGSRLYPLTKMRAKPAVPLAGKYRLIDIPISNCINSGIEKMYVLTQFNSASLNRHIGRTYNLNGPFGQGFVEVLAAQQTPDSPKWFEGTADAVRKYQWLFQEWDVDEYLILSGDQLYRMDYSLFVQHHRDNGADLTVAALPVDEAQAEGFGLMRTDDLGNIKEFSEKPTGEKLKAMAVDTSKFGLTKESATEKPYLASMGIYVFSRNTLFDLLNKFPNYTDFGKDIIPEALKRGDTLKSYVFDDYWEDIGTIGAFFESNLALTEQPKPPFSFYDEKFPIYTRPRFLPPSKLVDAQITDSIVCEGTILKSCSILHCVLGVRSRIESDSVLEDTLVMGADFFESPEERIELRKGGGTPLGVGEGTTVKRAILDKNTRIGDNVVIINKDRVEEADKPELGFYIRNGIVVVVKNATIANGTVI from the coding sequence ATGAAGCGTGTGTTGGCCATCATCCTCGGAGGAGGAAAAGGTTCTAGACTTTACCCTTTAACAAAAATGAGGGCAAAACCTGCCGTCCCATTGGCAGGTAAGTATCGTTTAATAGATATCCCAATTAGTAATTGTATTAATTCAGGCATTGAAAAAATGTACGTATTGACTCAGTTCAATAGTGCATCTCTAAATAGACATATAGGAAGAACCTATAATTTAAATGGTCCTTTTGGCCAAGGATTCGTGGAGGTTTTAGCCGCGCAACAGACCCCTGATAGTCCTAAATGGTTTGAAGGTACTGCTGATGCTGTAAGAAAATACCAATGGTTATTTCAAGAATGGGATGTTGATGAGTATTTAATATTGTCAGGTGATCAACTTTATAGAATGGACTACAGTTTATTTGTTCAGCATCATAGAGACAATGGAGCTGATTTAACTGTTGCAGCATTACCTGTTGATGAAGCTCAAGCAGAAGGTTTTGGCCTTATGAGAACAGATGATCTAGGGAATATAAAAGAATTTAGTGAGAAGCCTACTGGAGAGAAGTTGAAGGCAATGGCAGTGGATACTTCAAAATTTGGATTAACTAAGGAATCGGCTACAGAAAAACCATATCTTGCCTCAATGGGGATTTACGTTTTTAGTAGAAATACTCTTTTTGATCTTTTAAATAAATTTCCCAATTATACAGATTTTGGAAAGGACATAATTCCTGAAGCTCTTAAAAGAGGGGATACTCTTAAGAGTTATGTATTCGATGATTATTGGGAAGATATTGGAACGATTGGGGCATTCTTTGAATCAAACTTGGCCTTAACAGAGCAACCAAAGCCTCCATTCAGTTTTTATGATGAAAAATTTCCAATTTATACAAGACCTAGATTCCTCCCCCCTTCTAAACTTGTAGATGCTCAGATTACTGATTCAATAGTATGTGAAGGTACAATCTTGAAGTCATGTAGCATTTTACATTGCGTTTTAGGTGTAAGAAGCAGAATTGAAAGTGATTCTGTTCTTGAAGATACTTTAGTAATGGGTGCAGATTTCTTTGAATCACCTGAAGAAAGAATTGAATTAAGAAAAGGAGGTGGAACACCTCTTGGCGTAGGTGAAGGAACTACTGTAAAAAGAGCAATTCTTGATAAGAACACTAGGATAGGAGATAATGTCGTGATTATTAATAAAGATCGAGTAGAAGAGGCAGATAAACCAGAATTAGGCTTTTATATAAGAAATGGAATTGTTGTAGTAGTTAAAAATGCAACTATTGCAAACGGAACTGTTATTTAA
- a CDS encoding glutamyl-tRNA reductase, which translates to MHIVVVGLSHRTAPVEVREKLSIPDQSITESLKALKAFNDVLEVSILSTCNRLEIYALVKDKNTGISSIKEFISDYSGIIFEDLNPHLFCFKQEDAVLHLMKVSAGLDSLVLGEGQILSQVKKMMRLGQENQSTGPILNRLLTQSVSTGKKVRSETNLGTGAVSISSAAVELAQLKIGQENGFDTLVSLESEKVLVVGAGRMSRLLITHLKSKGCQKLILVNRNINRALNLAVDFPGLEIVCKGLHELDENISISSLVFTSTASEEPIIDLAKIEKLNLSNRIKFIDIGVPRNISNDVKQHEFVKSFDVDDLQEVVSRNQEFRQKIAKEAESLVEEERIIFLEWWASLEAVPVINKLRSDLELIRKEELQKALSRMGPDFSARERKVVEALTKGIINKILHTPVTKLRSPQSREERQASLKIVEKLFSLVEEDKNS; encoded by the coding sequence ATGCATATTGTTGTCGTCGGACTGAGTCATCGCACGGCACCTGTCGAAGTGCGTGAGAAGTTAAGTATCCCTGACCAATCTATAACAGAATCATTGAAAGCATTAAAAGCTTTCAATGATGTTTTAGAGGTGTCAATTTTAAGTACTTGTAATAGATTGGAAATATATGCTCTAGTAAAGGATAAAAATACTGGAATTTCATCTATTAAAGAATTCATATCAGATTATTCAGGAATTATTTTTGAAGATTTAAATCCTCATCTTTTTTGCTTTAAACAAGAAGACGCAGTTTTGCATTTGATGAAAGTTTCGGCAGGACTCGATAGCCTCGTTTTAGGAGAAGGACAAATACTTTCGCAGGTAAAAAAAATGATGAGATTAGGCCAAGAGAATCAATCGACTGGTCCTATTCTTAATAGATTATTAACTCAATCAGTTAGTACAGGTAAAAAAGTTAGATCCGAAACAAATTTAGGAACTGGTGCTGTATCAATCAGTTCAGCGGCGGTAGAACTTGCTCAATTGAAAATTGGACAAGAAAATGGGTTTGATACTCTAGTAAGTTTGGAATCAGAGAAGGTTCTTGTAGTTGGAGCTGGAAGAATGAGTAGGCTTTTGATAACTCATCTAAAGTCAAAAGGATGTCAAAAACTTATTCTTGTTAATAGAAATATTAATAGAGCATTAAATCTTGCGGTAGACTTCCCTGGATTAGAGATCGTTTGTAAAGGGTTACACGAATTAGATGAAAATATATCAATATCCTCTCTTGTTTTCACTAGTACAGCATCTGAAGAGCCAATAATTGATCTCGCTAAAATTGAAAAATTAAATTTGAGTAATAGAATTAAATTTATTGATATTGGTGTACCGAGAAATATATCTAATGATGTTAAGCAACATGAATTTGTAAAATCATTTGATGTAGATGACTTACAAGAAGTAGTTTCAAGAAATCAAGAATTTAGACAGAAAATTGCAAAGGAAGCAGAATCTTTAGTAGAAGAAGAAAGAATCATTTTTTTAGAATGGTGGGCAAGTTTAGAGGCTGTTCCAGTAATTAATAAACTAAGATCAGATTTGGAGTTAATTAGAAAAGAAGAATTGCAAAAAGCACTTAGTAGAATGGGACCAGATTTTTCTGCTAGAGAAAGAAAAGTTGTGGAAGCTCTGACTAAAGGAATTATCAATAAAATACTTCACACACCTGTTACCAAGTTGAGAAGTCCTCAATCAAGAGAAGAAAGACAGGCATCTTTAAAAATCGTAGAAAAATTGTTTTCTTTGGTAGAAGAGGATAAAAATAGCTAA
- the glpX gene encoding class II fructose-bisphosphatase encodes MNQTLIQEILEVVEQAAIASAKLTGLGQKDEADAAAVEAMRLRMGKIEMKGKIVIGEGERDEAPMLYIGEEVGSGRGPGVDFAVDPCEGTNLCANNQRGSMAVLAASDTGGLFNAPDFYMNKLAAPPAAKGKVDIRNSATENLKILSDCLDLSIDELTVVVMDRTRHKDLIKEIRGCGAKVQPISDGDVQAAIACGFAGTGTHCLMGIGAAPEGVISAAAMRALGGHFQGQLVYDPAIAQTSEWADYTKEGNIKRLNEMGITDIDKIYEANELASGENVVFAGSGITDGLLFDGVKFERDCVRTSSLVISTLDSTARFTNTVHIKDGAKSISL; translated from the coding sequence GTGAATCAAACTTTAATTCAAGAAATTCTCGAAGTTGTCGAGCAAGCAGCAATTGCCTCAGCAAAATTAACAGGACTTGGTCAAAAAGATGAAGCTGATGCCGCAGCTGTTGAAGCAATGAGATTGCGAATGGGCAAAATTGAAATGAAAGGGAAAATTGTTATTGGAGAAGGTGAAAGAGATGAAGCACCTATGCTTTATATAGGTGAAGAGGTAGGTAGTGGAAGAGGACCAGGGGTTGACTTTGCAGTAGATCCTTGTGAAGGAACTAACCTTTGTGCGAATAATCAAAGAGGCTCTATGGCAGTTTTAGCTGCTTCTGATACCGGGGGCCTTTTTAATGCTCCTGATTTTTACATGAACAAATTGGCAGCTCCTCCTGCGGCCAAAGGGAAAGTAGATATTAGAAATTCGGCTACTGAAAACTTGAAGATACTTAGTGATTGTTTGGATCTTTCTATTGATGAACTTACTGTTGTTGTAATGGATAGAACTAGACATAAGGATTTAATTAAAGAGATTCGAGGATGTGGAGCAAAAGTACAGCCGATTTCTGATGGTGATGTTCAAGCTGCGATTGCATGTGGTTTTGCAGGTACTGGAACGCATTGCTTGATGGGTATAGGTGCAGCTCCAGAAGGTGTTATTTCGGCTGCCGCAATGAGAGCTCTAGGTGGACACTTTCAAGGACAACTTGTTTATGATCCTGCAATTGCTCAAACTTCTGAATGGGCTGACTACACAAAAGAAGGAAATATAAAACGTCTAAATGAAATGGGTATAACCGATATAGATAAAATCTATGAAGCTAACGAACTGGCATCGGGAGAAAACGTTGTGTTCGCTGGAAGTGGAATAACCGATGGGTTATTATTTGACGGAGTTAAATTTGAAAGGGATTGTGTTAGAACAAGCAGTCTAGTAATTAGTACATTAGATAGTACTGCAAGATTCACAAATACTGTCCATATAAAAGATGGTGCTAAGAGTATCAGCCTTTAA
- the gndA gene encoding NADP-dependent phosphogluconate dehydrogenase produces the protein MSKAHFGLIGLGVMGENLVLNAERNGFSSVVFNRTYSKTEEFLKGRGFGKNIEGAETLQEFVNKLERPRRILMMVKAGPATDAVIDNISRYLEEGDLLIDGGNSQFKDTERRVNTLESKSFGYIGMGVSGGAKGALEGPSMMPGGTKASYDAIESLLTKMAAKVEDGPCVAYVGPGGSGHFVKTVHNGIEYGIEQILAEAYDLMKRVKGMDGKQISEVFGIWNKTDELASYLVEITEICLNTKDEITGDYVVEKILDKAGQKGTGLWTVVSALELGVSVPTIYASLNARVMSSLKDQRSQIEKQIPAKEIEDFDLGDISDRMKPLFDAVVLATIASYAQGMDILREASSVYNYDLNMPSIAQIWKGGCIIRSKLLSKIQDAYNKDPNLKNLIFDDWFNNEIATRLDNLAKVVSLSTKAGIPVPCLSSTLDYLNSYRTNRLPQNLVQAMRDCFGSHTYERIDKEGSFHTEWMK, from the coding sequence ATGTCCAAGGCGCATTTTGGTTTAATAGGTCTTGGTGTTATGGGAGAAAATTTAGTTCTTAACGCAGAAAGAAATGGATTTTCTAGTGTAGTTTTTAATAGAACTTATTCAAAAACTGAAGAATTTTTAAAAGGTCGAGGCTTTGGGAAGAATATAGAGGGAGCTGAAACTCTTCAAGAATTTGTTAATAAGCTTGAGAGACCTAGAAGAATTTTAATGATGGTAAAAGCTGGACCGGCTACAGATGCTGTTATAGATAATATTTCTCGATACCTTGAGGAAGGTGATTTATTAATAGACGGCGGTAACTCTCAATTTAAAGATACAGAAAGAAGGGTAAATACTCTTGAAAGTAAAAGTTTTGGATATATTGGAATGGGAGTCTCAGGGGGGGCTAAGGGAGCTCTTGAAGGGCCAAGTATGATGCCAGGAGGTACTAAGGCTTCCTACGATGCAATCGAAAGCTTATTAACAAAAATGGCTGCCAAAGTTGAAGACGGTCCATGTGTGGCATATGTAGGGCCAGGAGGCTCAGGTCATTTTGTGAAAACTGTTCATAACGGAATTGAATACGGAATTGAACAAATACTTGCAGAAGCTTATGACCTCATGAAGAGAGTCAAAGGTATGGACGGGAAGCAGATTTCAGAAGTTTTTGGTATTTGGAATAAAACTGATGAGTTAGCTTCTTATCTTGTTGAGATAACAGAGATTTGTCTTAATACCAAAGATGAAATTACTGGGGATTACGTTGTGGAGAAAATATTGGATAAAGCTGGTCAAAAAGGTACAGGATTATGGACTGTTGTAAGTGCTTTAGAACTTGGAGTGTCAGTCCCAACTATTTATGCTTCTTTAAATGCAAGAGTAATGAGTTCTTTAAAAGATCAACGTAGTCAGATTGAAAAACAAATTCCAGCCAAAGAGATAGAAGATTTTGATTTAGGAGATATTTCAGATCGAATGAAACCATTATTTGATGCTGTAGTCCTTGCCACAATTGCTAGCTATGCCCAAGGTATGGATATTTTAAGAGAAGCGTCTTCTGTATATAATTATGATTTAAATATGCCATCAATAGCTCAAATATGGAAAGGTGGTTGCATAATCAGATCAAAATTATTAAGTAAAATTCAAGATGCTTATAACAAAGACCCTAATCTAAAAAATTTAATTTTTGATGATTGGTTCAATAATGAAATCGCGACAAGATTAGATAACTTAGCTAAAGTAGTTTCTTTATCCACAAAAGCTGGTATACCAGTCCCATGCCTATCCAGTACTTTAGATTACTTGAACAGTTATAGAACCAATAGACTTCCTCAGAATCTTGTTCAGGCAATGAGAGACTGTTTTGGCTCTCATACATATGAAAGAATTGATAAGGAAGGTAGTTTTCATACTGAATGGATGAAATGA
- a CDS encoding coat-like protein, giving the protein MLFKNSPKNIENLIAKSADLTNKPFVHSVVKINGEYELEEEDIDLTVNILCRDKEGKRLEIYDLELELFKSNKELVLVISKLNFPDEPILWCGVKTLWMNSNNGKKCNSPKYSARLENLANRIKSFID; this is encoded by the coding sequence GTGTTATTTAAAAATTCACCTAAAAATATAGAGAACTTAATTGCTAAGTCAGCGGATTTAACGAATAAACCTTTTGTTCATTCTGTCGTAAAAATAAATGGTGAATACGAATTAGAAGAAGAAGATATTGATTTGACGGTTAATATCTTATGTCGAGATAAAGAAGGTAAAAGATTAGAAATTTATGATCTTGAATTAGAACTTTTTAAATCAAATAAAGAGTTAGTTTTAGTTATCTCTAAGCTTAATTTTCCTGATGAACCAATATTATGGTGCGGAGTTAAAACATTGTGGATGAATAGCAATAATGGAAAAAAATGCAACTCTCCAAAATACAGCGCCAGATTGGAAAACCTAGCAAATAGGATAAAAAGCTTTATTGATTAA
- the rpe gene encoding ribulose-phosphate 3-epimerase has translation MTESNQPNLTGVNRPIQIIPSVLPADWANMGACVKELEEAGVDRIQFDVMDGNFVPNLTFGPEMIAACRKYCNVPFETQLMVSQYNCETMLDSYVKATKGANGEPGVVIAHAEANIHLHRVLGRIRDLGGSPSVALNPHTPFEMIENIMDMVDHVLVMTVNPGFGGQAYIPTMLNKIRKIRNFIIEKNLNVDIEVDGGIKANWTISQCADAGANCFIAGSGMFAYPTLKEGCDDLRKVAQEAQKGNVLSEPQ, from the coding sequence ATGACTGAGTCCAATCAACCAAATTTAACTGGTGTTAATAGACCAATTCAAATAATTCCTTCAGTTTTACCGGCTGATTGGGCGAATATGGGTGCATGCGTGAAAGAGCTCGAGGAAGCTGGGGTAGATAGAATTCAATTTGATGTAATGGATGGAAATTTCGTGCCAAATCTTACTTTTGGTCCTGAGATGATTGCAGCATGCAGGAAATATTGCAATGTCCCTTTTGAAACTCAATTAATGGTGAGCCAATACAATTGTGAAACCATGCTTGATTCTTATGTAAAGGCTACAAAAGGAGCGAATGGAGAACCAGGAGTAGTAATAGCTCATGCCGAAGCAAATATTCATTTGCATAGAGTTCTTGGAAGAATCAGAGACCTAGGAGGTTCTCCTTCAGTGGCATTAAATCCTCATACTCCATTTGAAATGATTGAAAACATAATGGATATGGTTGATCATGTTTTGGTTATGACAGTTAATCCAGGCTTTGGTGGACAAGCTTATATACCAACAATGCTTAACAAAATTAGAAAAATAAGAAACTTTATTATCGAAAAAAACCTAAATGTAGACATAGAAGTTGATGGAGGCATAAAAGCAAATTGGACTATTTCACAATGTGCCGATGCTGGGGCTAATTGTTTTATTGCAGGCAGCGGAATGTTTGCTTACCCAACATTAAAAGAGGGATGTGATGACTTGAGAAAAGTTGCTCAAGAAGCACAAAAAGGGAATGTGCTTTCAGAACCTCAATAA
- the pgl gene encoding 6-phosphogluconolactonase, giving the protein MDEMIEKVKNGYTINIYKDKLELSTAVFKFIESHIIHSLKKKDRFKFCVSGGSTPKSVYQLLSNSDLRWDMVDVFLGDERCVDPNSELSNSLMLKNSLLTNFGSKAFFYEIFNDLKADDEAIKNQFISKLFEKCGSNPPSFDLTLLGLGDDGHTASLFPYQKNNNVDDFVIFNEGKGLKRISLTPKVLSASSKIVFLVSGANKRIALERLLDEKESLDRTPSKLIKSINQISIFCDQESAKELKI; this is encoded by the coding sequence ATGGATGAAATGATTGAAAAGGTCAAAAATGGATACACCATAAATATATACAAAGACAAGTTAGAACTATCAACAGCGGTTTTTAAGTTTATTGAAAGTCATATTATTCATTCTTTAAAAAAGAAAGACAGGTTCAAATTTTGTGTAAGTGGAGGTTCAACGCCTAAATCTGTATATCAGCTTTTATCAAATAGTGATCTTAGATGGGATATGGTTGATGTCTTTTTAGGAGATGAAAGATGTGTTGATCCAAATTCAGAATTAAGTAACTCGTTAATGTTGAAAAATTCTTTGTTAACTAATTTTGGATCTAAAGCTTTTTTTTATGAAATTTTCAATGATTTAAAGGCTGATGATGAAGCTATAAAAAATCAATTTATTTCTAAATTATTTGAAAAATGCGGATCAAACCCTCCCTCCTTTGATTTAACTTTATTAGGTCTTGGAGACGATGGTCATACAGCTTCACTATTTCCTTATCAAAAAAATAATAATGTAGATGATTTTGTGATTTTTAATGAAGGTAAAGGATTAAAAAGAATTTCATTGACTCCAAAGGTCCTTTCAGCTTCATCAAAGATAGTATTTTTGGTTAGTGGAGCCAATAAAAGAATTGCCCTTGAGAGGTTATTAGATGAAAAAGAGTCTCTCGATAGAACACCATCAAAATTAATAAAATCTATTAATCAAATTTCAATATTTTGTGATCAAGAATCAGCAAAAGAATTAAAAATTTAG